In Pseudoalteromonas sp. MM1, a single window of DNA contains:
- the prlC gene encoding oligopeptidase A — protein sequence MSNPLIGLEGLPPFSKIKPEYVVPALKHGIEQCRKAIDDVLAKGSFTWNDLVLPLEEADDKLSRMFSPVSHLNSVMNNDALREAYEQCLPLISEYSTFVGQHQGLYEAYNTLYNSDEFKTLSTAQQKTITNALRDFKLSGIALSADDQKRYGEISTRLSELASKFGNNVMDATLAWHKHITDESQLAGLPESALALASETAKSKDLDGWVFTLDFPSYLPVMTYADDRELRKETYTAFCTRASDQGPNAGEFDNSAIMEEELALRHELSQLLGFNNYAEKSLATKMAESPAQVFSFLEDLAAKSKPQAEQEVAELKAYAEQKHGISELQAWDFGYYSEKLKQEKYAISDEVLRPYFPADKVLSGLFETVNRLFGIKVKEVSDFDSYHSDVRFFEIFDSSNTLRGRFYLDLYARERKRGGAWMDDCMGRKVRASGELQTPVAYLVCNFNKAVGDKPALFTHDEVTTLFHEFGHGIHHMLTQVDAAPVAGINGVAWDAVELPSQFLENWCYDEEALSFISGHFESGEPLPKELLDKLLAAKNYNSGMQMLRQIEFSLFDFRIHHDYQANQACQIQAILNDVRSRTSVVNPPEFNRFQHGFSHIFAGGYSAGYYSYKWAEVLSADAFSKFEEEGIFNAETGKAFLENILEKGGSEEPMALFKKFRGREPNVDALLRHSGIAA from the coding sequence ATGAGCAACCCACTAATTGGCCTAGAAGGCTTACCCCCGTTTTCAAAAATAAAGCCTGAGTACGTAGTACCGGCACTAAAGCACGGTATAGAGCAATGTCGTAAAGCCATAGATGACGTGCTAGCGAAAGGCTCGTTTACATGGAACGATTTAGTATTACCCCTTGAAGAAGCCGACGACAAACTCTCGCGTATGTTTTCACCAGTGTCGCACCTCAATTCAGTCATGAATAACGACGCGCTGCGTGAAGCCTACGAGCAATGTTTACCGCTAATATCTGAGTACTCAACATTTGTAGGGCAGCATCAAGGCTTGTACGAGGCGTATAACACGCTTTATAACAGCGACGAATTTAAAACTCTGAGCACTGCGCAGCAAAAAACAATAACCAACGCCCTACGTGATTTTAAACTTTCAGGCATTGCATTATCAGCAGACGATCAAAAGCGCTACGGCGAAATTAGTACGCGTTTATCTGAACTTGCCTCTAAATTTGGCAACAACGTAATGGATGCAACGCTTGCATGGCATAAGCACATTACCGATGAAAGCCAATTAGCAGGCTTGCCAGAGTCGGCGTTAGCGCTTGCCAGCGAAACAGCTAAAAGCAAAGATTTAGATGGCTGGGTATTCACGCTTGATTTTCCGTCTTACTTACCGGTAATGACCTATGCAGATGACCGCGAACTGCGCAAAGAAACCTACACTGCATTTTGTACCCGCGCTTCAGATCAAGGCCCTAATGCGGGGGAATTTGATAACTCAGCCATAATGGAAGAAGAGCTTGCGCTTCGCCATGAGCTATCGCAGTTGTTAGGATTTAATAACTACGCTGAAAAATCATTAGCAACTAAAATGGCCGAATCGCCAGCGCAAGTTTTCTCCTTTTTAGAAGACTTAGCCGCTAAGTCTAAGCCACAAGCAGAGCAAGAAGTGGCAGAGCTAAAAGCCTATGCAGAGCAAAAACATGGTATATCTGAGCTTCAAGCATGGGATTTTGGTTACTACAGCGAAAAACTCAAGCAAGAAAAATACGCAATTTCAGATGAAGTACTGCGCCCTTACTTCCCTGCAGATAAAGTGCTTAGTGGTTTATTTGAAACCGTTAACCGCCTTTTTGGTATTAAAGTAAAAGAAGTAAGCGACTTTGATAGCTACCACAGCGACGTTCGCTTTTTTGAAATTTTTGATAGCAGCAACACGTTGCGCGGTCGTTTTTATCTTGATTTATATGCACGCGAGCGCAAACGTGGCGGAGCCTGGATGGATGACTGTATGGGACGTAAAGTGCGTGCCAGCGGCGAATTACAAACACCCGTGGCGTACTTAGTGTGTAACTTTAACAAAGCGGTAGGCGACAAACCGGCGCTATTTACACATGACGAAGTAACTACGCTTTTCCACGAATTTGGCCATGGTATACATCACATGCTTACCCAAGTAGATGCTGCACCTGTTGCTGGTATTAACGGCGTTGCATGGGATGCCGTAGAGCTACCAAGCCAATTTTTAGAAAACTGGTGTTACGACGAAGAAGCGCTGAGCTTTATTTCAGGCCACTTTGAAAGTGGTGAGCCATTACCAAAAGAGCTACTTGATAAGCTACTAGCTGCTAAAAACTATAATTCTGGCATGCAAATGCTGCGTCAGATTGAGTTTTCGTTGTTCGATTTTAGAATCCACCACGACTACCAGGCAAATCAAGCGTGTCAAATTCAAGCGATTTTAAACGACGTGCGTAGCCGCACATCGGTGGTTAATCCGCCTGAGTTTAACCGTTTTCAACATGGCTTTAGTCATATTTTTGCAGGCGGTTACAGCGCCGGTTACTACTCGTACAAGTGGGCAGAGGTACTCTCTGCAGATGCGTTTTCTAAATTTGAAGAAGAGGGTATTTTTAACGCCGAAACAGGTAAAGCCTTCTTAGAAAATATTTTAGAAAAAGGCGGCAGTGAAGAACCTATGGCGTTATTTAAAAAGTTTCGCGGGCGCGAGCCAAACGTAGATGCTTTACTGCGTCACAGTGGTATAGCTGCATAA
- a CDS encoding PleD family two-component system response regulator, which translates to MAKLVLAIDDDKYVHRIIEEALAGFCKIIHAKDGEEGLRLTKKYNPDIILLDIEMPGKSGYQVCQALKEDESTHDIPVMFLSSKVELSDRVKGYSVGASDYIIKPFNTEELMARIKVLYEYRQQCEKLKFDVAKAQNTAAMAMAESGDMGRIVRFVGQSYHSHNFQSLSEHLLAFFSPFNLDVVIVFWYQGGSFFYSLESGVCPLEQELLEQHRNANRFVDIGSSTIINYPKISLLIKNMPADNRALYGRYKDLFPHILEVTNEKVVAMERNENSFEQATQISTALQDIVKQLTSQNVVQNDYTRQFIEQLHELNCAIKQTQAQANPADLTLYMSQLDETMQLLVTANSDLAFIKYQLKQVTESRNELLCSLRSKVEEASSHSLAHQSDIELF; encoded by the coding sequence ATGGCAAAGTTGGTACTGGCAATCGATGACGATAAGTATGTGCATCGAATTATTGAAGAGGCTTTAGCGGGCTTTTGTAAAATTATTCACGCTAAAGATGGTGAAGAAGGACTTAGGCTGACCAAAAAGTACAACCCAGATATTATTTTACTTGATATAGAAATGCCTGGTAAATCTGGCTACCAAGTATGCCAAGCGTTAAAAGAAGATGAGTCGACACACGATATACCCGTTATGTTTTTGTCTTCTAAGGTGGAACTTAGCGATAGAGTAAAAGGCTACAGCGTAGGGGCATCTGACTACATTATAAAACCCTTCAACACCGAAGAGCTAATGGCACGCATTAAAGTGCTTTATGAGTATCGCCAGCAATGTGAAAAGCTAAAGTTTGACGTAGCTAAAGCGCAAAATACCGCCGCAATGGCCATGGCGGAGTCTGGTGATATGGGGCGTATTGTTAGGTTTGTGGGGCAAAGCTATCACTCTCATAACTTTCAGTCATTAAGCGAGCACTTGCTTGCTTTTTTTAGCCCGTTTAATTTAGATGTTGTTATCGTGTTTTGGTATCAAGGGGGGAGCTTTTTTTATAGTTTAGAAAGCGGTGTATGCCCGCTCGAGCAAGAGCTTTTAGAACAACACCGTAATGCCAATCGATTTGTTGATATTGGTAGCAGCACCATTATTAACTACCCCAAAATATCTTTATTAATTAAAAATATGCCTGCAGATAATCGCGCTTTATACGGCCGTTATAAAGATTTATTCCCGCATATTCTTGAGGTGACAAACGAAAAGGTCGTTGCTATGGAAAGAAACGAAAATAGCTTTGAGCAAGCCACCCAAATTAGTACTGCTTTGCAAGATATAGTAAAGCAGCTTACCAGCCAAAATGTTGTACAAAACGACTACACACGGCAGTTTATAGAGCAGTTGCATGAGCTAAACTGCGCAATTAAACAAACACAAGCACAGGCAAACCCTGCTGATTTAACCTTATACATGTCTCAATTAGACGAAACTATGCAGCTATTAGTGACCGCAAATAGTGATTTAGCGTTTATAAAGTATCAACTTAAACAAGTTACCGAAAGCCGCAACGAATTATTGTGCAGTTTACGCTCAAAAGTAGAAGAGGCCAGCTCACATAGTCTTGCACACCAAAGCGATATAGAGCTATTTT